GCGCAGCGTGGCCGATTCCCGTTGCAGGGCAAGGCATTGCGAACCGACGGGGTGCCGGGGGTCGAGCCGCACCCGTAACGGGACGGTGTTGATGAACAGGCCGACCATTGTCTCCACGCCGGACAGTTCGCCGGGCCTGCCGGACACCGTCACGCCGAAGGTCACGTCGTCGCGACCGGTGAGCGCCGAAAGGGTTATAGCCCAGGCCATCTGAGCCAGCGTGTTGAGCGTTACGCCGCGGTCCCGGGCGGCCTCGGCCAGCGCGGCGGTGGCGCCGGTGTCGAGATCCAGCGTGGTGCGCCGCGGGATGCCCGCCCCGGGCGGGGCGGCGGTGAGCGCCGGCGACAGCAGCGTCGGGCCGTCCAGGCCGTCGAGGTGTTCGGCCCACAGCGCCCGGCTGGCCGACTGGTCGCGGGCGGCCAGCCAGCCGATGTAGTCGCGGTAGGGCCGGGGCGCGGGCGGCAGGGCGGCGGGGTCACCAGCGGCCCGGTACAGCGTGAGCAGCTCGGAGACGAACAGGGGCAGCGACCAACCGTCGATGACGATGTGATGCGCGACGACCGATAGCCGCCACCGCTGCCCGGGCAGTTCGATGAGCAGGAACCGGATCAGCGGGCCGCGGCCCAGATCGAAACGTCGATTGCGCTCTTCGGCTTCCAGCGCCCCGACGTCGCCGGGTTCGGCGCGCACGCAGCGCCAGGGCACCTGCACGCTGGCGGGGATCACCTGTACGGGCCGGCTGAGGTTGCCGTGCACGAAGCTCGCCCGCAGGTTCGGGTGCCGGGTCAGCATCGCCGCGGCGCACCCGCGCAGGAGGGCGACGTCGAGCGGCCCGGCAACATCGGCCGCCATCGCGATGACGTAGGGGTCGGCGTCGCCGGATTCGGTGTCGCTGAGCGCCGCCATCGAGAACAGCCCCTGCTGGAGGGGGCTGAGTGCCAGCACGTCCTCAATGGCCGGTCGCTCGTCGGCCCGCGTCACGGCTGGTGACCCCACGACGAGGTCAGCTCCGCCAGTTCGTCGGCGGACAGCCCCGACGCGCTCATCGGCGCGTGGTGCGTGTCTGCCGAATCGGTTTCGCTTTCCGACTTGGCGTCGAGGGCGGCGGCGAGCTCATGGAGCACGGGATGCTCGAACACCATCCGCGGGGTCAGCGGCAGGCCGGCGTCGCGCGCCTGTGCGGCCACCCGTACGGCGCAGATGCTATCTCCGCCAAGGCTGAAGAACTCGTCGGAGCGCCCGACCTCCCCGGCGTCGAGCACGGCGGCGAGGATGGCGGCCAGGGTGCGCTCGGTGGCGGTGCCGGGCGGCTCGGCGGGCCCGGGGGCCGGTGTGGGCGCCGGCTGCCGCGAGGCCGTGGCCCCGGGCAGCAACACCAGCAGGCCGGCGTCGTCCCACACCCCGCGCTCACCGGTGCGGTAGAGTCTCGAACCCGGTTGCGCCGCAAACGGATCGGCGACGAAGCGGGTGGCGGTCGACGCCGCCTCCGGCAGCCGGGCGCTCGCGGCCGCGCCACCGCCGTAGTACACGTCGCCCACCACACCGACCGGGACGGGCTTCAGCGCGGCGTCCAGCAGGTACACCAGCGCCGCGCCCGAGCGGTCGAGGATGCGCCGCCTCTCCTCGGCGCCGCCGATCTCGACGTCGCGCAGCCGCTGATCGGGGTGGTCAGCGAACGCGTCGAGGACGCGCCCCAGCCACCCGGCGAACCGTTCGACGCTCCCGCGTTTGTACAGTTCGGGGCGGTAGATGACGTGGCCGCGGTAGCCGTTTTCGGACGCGAAGAAGTTGACGGACATGTCGGCGTGCGCGACGTCGAACGTCGGCTCCAGCGCACTGAACGTGGTGTCACCGTCGGGCCCGCTGTCGATCACCTGGGCCTGCGGCAGCTGCTCGCGCACGTGCACCACCACGTCGAACAGCGGGTTGCGCGACAGCGACCGCCCCGGCCGGACGGCGTCCACCACCCGGTCGAACGGCAGGTCCTGGTGGGCGTAGGCCGCCAGCGCCATCTCCCTGGTCCGCCGCAGCACCTCGCGCAGCGTCGGGTCGCCGCGCAGGTCGTTGCGCAGCACCACGATGTTGACGAAGAACCCGATCAGCCGGTCCAAGTCGGCCTCGCCACGGCCGGCCACCGGGGTACCGATGGGGACGTCCGTGCTGCCCCCCGCCTTGTGCAGCACGACGGCGACGGCGGCCTGCAGGAGCATGAACTCCGTGACGCCGAGGTCGCGGGCCAGGGCGGTCAGCTTCCGGCGGGTCGCCGGCCCGAACTCGAACTCGACGGCGTCGCCCGCGCCGCTGAGCAACGCCGGGCGCTCGAAGTCCGGGCGCAGGCCGTCCTCGGGGGTCAACCCCGCCAGCTGGCGCACCCAGTAATCACGTTGGCGGCCGGCGACATCCGCCGCCTCGTCCAGCAGCGCCGCCTGCCAGGCCCCGTAATCCGCGTACTGCACCGGCAGCGGCTCCCAGGCCGGACGCTGGCCCCGGGTCCGGGCCCGGTAGGCGGTCAGCAGATCGGTGAAGAGCACTCCCGCGGACCACTGGTCGCCGGCGATGTGGTGCACCACCAGGGACAGCACGCTCTGACCCGGTACCCGCAGCAGCGCCGCACGGATCGGCCAGTCCGTTTCGAGGTCGAAGACGTGGCGCCGCTCGTCGTCGAGCCGCGCCCGCAGCCAGTCTTCGTCGGGCCCGTCGGCGCGGCGCACCGGCACCTCGGCGGGTGAGTGCACGATCTGGTGCGGCACCCCGTCGATCTCGCGGTAGGTGGTGCGCAGGATCTCGTGCCGCGCCACGACGTCGGTGATGGCCGCCGCCAGCGCGTCGGCGTCGCAGGGGCCGCGCAGGGCGGCCGCGAACGGAATGTTGTTGACGGCGTTGGCGCCGTCGAACCGATAGGTGAACCAGGTCCGCAGCTGCGACGACGACAGCGGCGCGGCACCGTCCCGCGCGGTCGGCACCAACCGCGGCCGGGCCGCCCCGGCGTCGAGCGTGTCGATGTGCCCGGCGATCCGCGCCACCGTCGCGAGCTCGAAGATCTCCCGCACTCCGAGGTCGACCCCGAACGCATTGCGCACCCCCGCAACGAACTTCGTCGCCACCAGCGAGTGGCCGCCGAGGTCGAAGAACGAGTCGTCGGCGCCCACCCGGTCCCGGCCGAGCAGCTCGGCGAACAGTTCGGCGACCCGCCGTTCGGTCGCCGTCCCCGGTTCGCGGAACTCGGCGCCGGCGGTGACCTCGGGTTCGGGCAGCGCGGCCCGGTCGATCTTGCCGTGCGCGGTGATGGGGATCTCGTCGAGCACGACGTACGCTGCCGGCACCATGTATTCGGGCAGCGCCGCGGCCACCCGGGCCCTGATCCGGTCGAGGTCGACGGCCGACACGTCGGCCCTGCCGTCGTCGCCCACCGCGGGCGTCACGTAGCCGACCAGGCTCTTGCCCAGGCGGGGCAGGTCGCTCACCACCACAACGGCCTGCCCGACGCTGGGGTCGACCGAGATCGCCGCGGCGACGTCACCCAATTCGATGCGGAACCCGCGGATCTTGACCTGTTCGTCGGCGCGCCCGACGAATTCGACGTCGCCGTCCGCATTGCGGCGAGCGAGGTCCCCGGTGCGGTACATGCGGGCGCCCGGGCTGAAGGGGTCGGCGACGAAGCGTTCGGCGGTCAGCCGGGGGCGGCGATGGTAACCGTGCGCCAGATGCGTTCCGCCGAGGTAGATTTCGCCGATGACGCCGACCGGTACCGGTTGCAGCGCGTCGTCGAGCAGGTACATGGTGGTGTTGATCTTGGGCCGGCCGATGGGCACGATGCGGGTGCCCTGCGGGCCCTCGACCTTGTACCGGCTGGCGTTGATGACGGTCTCGGTGGGTCCGTAGAAGTTGTGCAGCAGCGCGTCAAAGGTGGCGTGGAACTTGTCGGCCACCTCGCCGGGCAGCGGCTCGCCCCCGATGGGTACCCGCTGCAGCGTGCGCCACTCGTTGACCCCGGGCAGCGACAGGAACAGGCCCAGCAGGGACGGCACGAAATGCATCGCCGTGATGCCCTCGTCGCGCAGCAGGGCGGTGAGGTAGCCGATGTCGTTGAGGCCGCCCGGGCGCGGGATCACCATCCGCGCGCCGCAGGCCAGCGTGCCGAAGATCTCGGCGATCGACACGTCGAAGCTCGGCGAGGCCACCTGCAGCAGTCGGTCGGTGTCGTCGACGCCGTATTCACCCCGGAACCAGGCGAAGTACTCCGCGACCGGGCGGTGCGACACCGCAACGCCTTTCGGCAACCCGGTGGTCCCCGACGTGTAGATCACGTAGGCGGTGTTGTCCGGCCTCAGCGGCCGGACGCGGTTGGCGTCCGTGGGGTCGTCGGCACGCTGGCTGGCCAGGCCACCGACCGGCTCGCGCAGCACCAGCTTCGCGTCGCAGTCGCCGAGGATGAACGTCAGGCGATCGGGCGGGTACGTGGGGTCGACGGGCACATACACCGCGCCGGCCTTGGCGACCCCCAGCGCGGTGATGACCAGGTCCGGCGACTTGTCCAGCAGCACGGCGACCCGGTCCTCGGCGCCGATCCCCCGCTCGATCAGCCAGTGCGCCAAGCGATTTGCGGCCTCGTTGATGTCGCGGTAGGTGAACCGCCTGCCCTCGTAGCTGACGGCGACGGCGTCGGGGGTGCGCGCGGCCTGAGCGGACACCAGCTCGGCCAGCGTGTTGGGTGCGGCGTCGAAGGATTCGCCGCGCGACACCTGGCGCAGCCACGCCGCGTCGGCCT
This genomic window from Mycobacterium saskatchewanense contains:
- a CDS encoding non-ribosomal peptide synthetase encodes the protein MTEIADTGARLELLRRRLAERGLSSGTEDRGSRPDDQLSDGQARMWFVQMADPSGALLNVCVSYRITGHVDLARLHHAVDEVARRHRILRTTYTVSDEGDPRPTVHDALRPGWAQHDLSDLPDHARRLRLEVLAQREFATPFDLSADAPLRITVARTAPDEHVLLLVAHHIAWDDGSWRVFFADLTTAYTGAGLGPERHASAPAGPDTTEADLDYWRAVMADPPEPLELPGPAGTNMPGNWRAARSTLRLPADVAQRVISMARDTGCTPYMVLLAAFGALMHRYSHSDDFLVAAPVLNRGAGTDDSIGYFGNTVALRLRPRPAMTFRQFLTATRDVATGAFAHQRVSLDRAVRELNPDRRHGAERMTRVSFGFREPDGGGFRPPGVECERYDLRSNLTQLPLGFMVEFDGAGALVEAEHLLDILEPALVRQLLDHFAVLLDDALAAPDKPLARLNLMGEADAAWLRQVSRGESFDAAPNTLAELVSAQAARTPDAVAVSYEGRRFTYRDINEAANRLAHWLIERGIGAEDRVAVLLDKSPDLVITALGVAKAGAVYVPVDPTYPPDRLTFILGDCDAKLVLREPVGGLASQRADDPTDANRVRPLRPDNTAYVIYTSGTTGLPKGVAVSHRPVAEYFAWFRGEYGVDDTDRLLQVASPSFDVSIAEIFGTLACGARMVIPRPGGLNDIGYLTALLRDEGITAMHFVPSLLGLFLSLPGVNEWRTLQRVPIGGEPLPGEVADKFHATFDALLHNFYGPTETVINASRYKVEGPQGTRIVPIGRPKINTTMYLLDDALQPVPVGVIGEIYLGGTHLAHGYHRRPRLTAERFVADPFSPGARMYRTGDLARRNADGDVEFVGRADEQVKIRGFRIELGDVAAAISVDPSVGQAVVVVSDLPRLGKSLVGYVTPAVGDDGRADVSAVDLDRIRARVAAALPEYMVPAAYVVLDEIPITAHGKIDRAALPEPEVTAGAEFREPGTATERRVAELFAELLGRDRVGADDSFFDLGGHSLVATKFVAGVRNAFGVDLGVREIFELATVARIAGHIDTLDAGAARPRLVPTARDGAAPLSSSQLRTWFTYRFDGANAVNNIPFAAALRGPCDADALAAAITDVVARHEILRTTYREIDGVPHQIVHSPAEVPVRRADGPDEDWLRARLDDERRHVFDLETDWPIRAALLRVPGQSVLSLVVHHIAGDQWSAGVLFTDLLTAYRARTRGQRPAWEPLPVQYADYGAWQAALLDEAADVAGRQRDYWVRQLAGLTPEDGLRPDFERPALLSGAGDAVEFEFGPATRRKLTALARDLGVTEFMLLQAAVAVVLHKAGGSTDVPIGTPVAGRGEADLDRLIGFFVNIVVLRNDLRGDPTLREVLRRTREMALAAYAHQDLPFDRVVDAVRPGRSLSRNPLFDVVVHVREQLPQAQVIDSGPDGDTTFSALEPTFDVAHADMSVNFFASENGYRGHVIYRPELYKRGSVERFAGWLGRVLDAFADHPDQRLRDVEIGGAEERRRILDRSGAALVYLLDAALKPVPVGVVGDVYYGGGAAASARLPEAASTATRFVADPFAAQPGSRLYRTGERGVWDDAGLLVLLPGATASRQPAPTPAPGPAEPPGTATERTLAAILAAVLDAGEVGRSDEFFSLGGDSICAVRVAAQARDAGLPLTPRMVFEHPVLHELAAALDAKSESETDSADTHHAPMSASGLSADELAELTSSWGHQP